GGTTACGGCTCACAAGCGCAAGTTCTTTCACGAGCAGCTGAAGCGGCTCGGCATTGGCCTTGAGCATCGCGTACGCGCGAAGGTCGGGCTGCTATCCGGCGGCGAACGGCAGGCGCTGAGCCTGCTGATGGCGACCTTCACGAAGCCGCAGATTTTGCTGCTCGACGAGCATACCGCGGCGCTGGATCCGGCGAGAGCCGAGCTGATCACACGGCTTACCGACGAAATTGTGCGTGAGATGAAATTAACCACCCTCATGGTCACTCACAACATGGAGCAGGCGATCCGACTAGGTAACCGTCTGATCATGATGGATAAGGGTCGCATTATTCTCGACGTGAACGAAGAGCGGAAGAAGCATCTCACGGTTGAGCAGCTGCTCGGTGAATTCGAGCAGATTAGCGGCAGCAAACTGTCCGACGATCGGGTTGTCCTTGGTTAAGAGAAATGTAAGCCTAAATCAAACCTAATAAGACTACAAAGCATATAGAAGCCCCATTGATTATGATCCACATAATCTTTGGGGCTTTTTATCATGAAA
This genomic window from Paenibacillus hexagrammi contains:
- a CDS encoding ABC transporter ATP-binding protein, with protein sequence MLQLSNVSKLFNPGTPDEKIALIGINLKLNPGDFVTVIGSNGAGKSTLMNIISGVMTPDTGDVRIEGEAIQQLSEYQRSRWIGRVFQDPMAGTAPRMSIEENLAMAYMRGKKRGFGFGVTAHKRKFFHEQLKRLGIGLEHRVRAKVGLLSGGERQALSLLMATFTKPQILLLDEHTAALDPARAELITRLTDEIVREMKLTTLMVTHNMEQAIRLGNRLIMMDKGRIILDVNEERKKHLTVEQLLGEFEQISGSKLSDDRVVLG